The following are encoded together in the Streptomyces sp. NBC_00341 genome:
- a CDS encoding ion channel protein: MSTDSAVSADQAPARRLLPLLVPALAVGVASALVLLGVSLLADRLQDVLWETLPDALSIGRYSSLWMIVMLTAIGLVAGLVIRAVPGRAGPDPATMGLVDPPLPPGVVPGLLLVTVVALAGGVSLGPENPITAANIALAFWAGRRFAPGAPAELWVSLAAAGTIGALFGTPIAAALILTETLASRPGPGALWDRLFGPLAAGAAGSLTMTLAAHPSFDLSLPAYTHTHWGDLLSAVVIACAGAVLGLAAVYAFPYAHRAFRALPNPVLALTLGGLLLGLLGALGGHLTLFKGLEEVKELAADPDGWSAGRFALMAVVKTAALLIAATCGFRGGRIFPAVFSGVALGLCAHALVDGVPVAVAVTCGVLGVLLAVTRQGWLSLFTAAVLASDMNLLPLLCVASLPAWLLVTGRPQMQLKEDGTPLR, encoded by the coding sequence ATGTCCACCGATTCCGCTGTCTCCGCCGACCAGGCCCCCGCGCGCAGGCTGCTGCCGCTCCTCGTCCCCGCGCTCGCCGTCGGAGTGGCCTCGGCCCTCGTGCTGCTCGGGGTGAGTCTGCTCGCGGACCGGTTGCAGGACGTGCTCTGGGAGACGCTGCCCGACGCGCTGTCGATCGGCCGGTACTCCTCGCTGTGGATGATCGTGATGCTCACCGCGATCGGGCTGGTGGCCGGGCTGGTCATCCGGGCGGTGCCCGGCCGGGCCGGTCCCGATCCGGCGACCATGGGCCTGGTCGATCCGCCGCTGCCGCCCGGCGTGGTGCCGGGGCTGCTGCTGGTGACGGTGGTGGCGCTGGCGGGCGGGGTCAGCCTGGGTCCGGAGAACCCGATCACGGCGGCGAACATCGCGCTGGCCTTCTGGGCCGGCCGCCGGTTCGCGCCGGGCGCCCCGGCCGAGCTGTGGGTCTCGCTCGCCGCGGCGGGCACCATCGGCGCGCTGTTCGGCACCCCGATCGCCGCCGCGCTGATCCTCACCGAGACGCTGGCCTCGCGACCCGGACCCGGCGCGCTCTGGGACCGGCTCTTCGGGCCGCTCGCGGCCGGCGCGGCGGGCTCCCTCACCATGACGCTGGCCGCCCACCCCAGCTTCGACCTCTCGCTGCCCGCCTACACCCACACGCACTGGGGCGACCTGCTCTCCGCCGTCGTGATCGCCTGCGCGGGGGCGGTGCTGGGACTGGCGGCGGTGTACGCCTTCCCGTACGCGCACCGCGCCTTCCGGGCCCTGCCCAATCCGGTCCTGGCGCTGACCCTGGGCGGGCTGCTGCTCGGGCTGCTCGGCGCCCTGGGCGGGCATCTCACCCTGTTCAAGGGGCTGGAAGAGGTGAAGGAGCTGGCCGCGGACCCGGACGGCTGGTCGGCGGGGCGGTTCGCCCTGATGGCCGTGGTGAAGACCGCGGCCCTGCTGATCGCGGCGACCTGCGGATTCCGCGGCGGGCGGATCTTCCCGGCCGTGTTCTCCGGGGTCGCGCTGGGCCTGTGCGCCCATGCCCTGGTGGACGGGGTGCCGGTGGCCGTCGCGGTGACGTGCGGGGTGCTCGGGGTGCTGCTGGCCGTCACCCGGCAGGGCTGGCTCAGCCTGTTCACGGCCGCGGTGCTGGCCTCCGACATGAACCTGCTGCCGCTGCTCTGCGTCGCCTCGCTGCCCGCCTGGCTGCTGGTGACGGGCCGTCCGCAGATGCAGCTCAAGGAGGACGGCACACCGCTGCGGTGA
- a CDS encoding glutamate decarboxylase, translated as MPLHKGSPHSEPSAEQRRLALNPFFGETDPTAGMESAPPRHKLPDSALPPATAYRLVHDELMLDGNSRLNLATFVTTWMEPQAGVLMGECRDKNMIDKDEYPRTAELERRCVAMLADLWNAPDPATAVGCSTTGSSEACMLAALALKRRWAIRNADRYPATARPNLVMGVNVQVCWDKFCTFWEVEPRLVPMEGDRFHLDPQAAADLCDENTIGVVGILGSTFDGSYEPIEELCAALDALQERTGLDIPVHVDGASGAMVAPFLDEDLVWDFRLPRVSSINTSGHKYGLVYPGVGWALWRSPAELPEELVFRVNYLGGDMPTFALNFSRPGAQVVAQYYTFLRLGREGYRAVQQASRDVARGLAERIEALGDFRLLTRGDQLPVFALTTAPEVTAYDVFDVSRRLRERGWLVPAYTFPANREDLSVLRIVCRNGFSSDLAELLLEDLRLLLPELRSQDHPLSRDHGAATSFHH; from the coding sequence ATGCCGCTCCACAAGGGCTCACCCCACAGCGAACCGTCCGCGGAGCAGCGCAGGCTGGCCCTCAACCCGTTCTTCGGGGAGACCGATCCCACAGCCGGGATGGAGTCGGCGCCGCCCCGGCACAAGCTGCCGGACAGCGCGCTGCCGCCCGCCACCGCGTACCGGCTGGTCCACGACGAGCTGATGCTCGACGGCAACTCGCGGCTCAACCTCGCCACCTTCGTCACCACCTGGATGGAACCCCAGGCCGGGGTGCTGATGGGCGAGTGCCGCGACAAGAACATGATCGACAAGGACGAGTACCCGCGCACCGCCGAGCTGGAACGGCGCTGCGTGGCGATGCTCGCGGACCTGTGGAACGCCCCCGACCCCGCGACGGCGGTGGGCTGTTCGACGACCGGGTCCAGCGAGGCCTGCATGCTGGCCGCGCTCGCGCTGAAGCGCCGCTGGGCCATCCGCAACGCCGACCGCTATCCGGCGACCGCCCGGCCCAATCTGGTCATGGGCGTGAACGTGCAGGTCTGCTGGGACAAGTTCTGCACGTTCTGGGAGGTCGAACCGCGGCTGGTCCCGATGGAGGGCGACCGCTTCCACCTCGACCCGCAGGCCGCCGCCGACCTCTGCGACGAGAACACCATCGGCGTGGTCGGCATCCTCGGCTCCACCTTTGACGGCTCCTACGAGCCCATCGAGGAGCTCTGCGCCGCCCTCGACGCCCTCCAGGAGCGCACCGGCCTCGACATCCCCGTCCATGTGGACGGGGCGTCCGGGGCGATGGTGGCGCCGTTCCTGGACGAGGACCTGGTCTGGGACTTCCGGCTCCCCCGGGTCTCCTCGATCAACACCTCCGGGCACAAGTACGGGCTGGTCTACCCGGGTGTCGGCTGGGCGCTGTGGCGCTCGCCCGCCGAACTGCCCGAGGAGCTGGTCTTCCGGGTCAACTACCTGGGCGGCGACATGCCGACGTTCGCGCTGAACTTCTCCCGGCCCGGCGCGCAGGTGGTCGCCCAGTACTACACCTTCCTGCGGCTGGGCCGGGAGGGCTACCGGGCCGTGCAGCAGGCGTCCCGGGACGTGGCCCGCGGTCTCGCCGAACGGATCGAGGCCCTGGGCGACTTCCGCCTCCTCACCCGGGGGGACCAGCTGCCCGTGTTCGCGCTGACGACCGCGCCCGAGGTGACGGCGTACGACGTCTTCGACGTGTCGCGGCGGCTGCGCGAGCGGGGCTGGCTGGTGCCCGCGTACACCTTCCCGGCCAACCGGGAGGATCTGTCGGTGCTGCGGATCGTGTGCCGCAACGGCTTCTCCTCCGACCTCGCGGAGCTGCTGCTGGAGGACCTGCGGCTGCTGCTGCCCGAACTGCGCTCCCAGGACCACCCGTTGAGCCGGGACCACGGGGCGGCGACGTCGTTCCACCACTAG
- a CDS encoding DUF5703 domain-containing protein gives MEAPKRTSHSPHVPRRAVLGRTAGALAAAMLPTGALSAIAAQPAAGATGTGAQAASAVGDSLPAYNEVWTSKSTDITGSMPIGNGVQAANVWVEGNQLRLLLTAGDAWEENVRLAKVGRLDITFSPNPFESGGFRQELKLHEGEIVITAGSSPAITTRIWAGANEQTIHVESDAPSAFTVDVALTNLRPKNNPTPATSSFTFMDLVNTEDGYVGIQPKIWADGVQDVPGAVRWAHHNGASAYDEIMRLQKLDPAVQDDPLTGRTFGGQVRGDGFDRVSATRLLSTGGTSHRLDITLHSSIDASAGWRQTWGKQIGDLAAASAAKPVEQLRTDHRGWWDQYWNRSYIFVTGDADATKVTKGWLHTRYVQAVAGRTPAMPIRFNGSLFTPGHPDDPDFRMWNSYHGFNQRFAYWNMLGSGDFDLMQPYFDQYANSLPLARARVKAFWGQPTVAEPSAVELPATQGAMWPEVMGLWGQAVGGEYGWNRKGHGDSWFSGSYTRWLYAGNVEIVTMMLDYYSHTDDTAFARDKLLPIAREVVKFYDTHWHHKDGKIEMYPMYSGEGDRNLHNPAADTAGLHRILGELQTLPTSLVTSADLAYWAEVEGRLPALAVGTNAQDNDTAWGTGDRLKTAHDVFLGTDTNNQNLYPVFPMRLFGAGLPHLDLAVASYRERRGKYPANGTQDWRHDAIHAAYLGLTAEAKFQTVGAFRAGSWRYSGFGPGSADGEPGQEAHAIAKTALQSMLLHPGADDDAILYNAWPSEWDVRFKLHTTGGRTVEGQLLAGKSEHTVTPAGAGDLVVDERDSGAAAR, from the coding sequence ATGGAAGCCCCGAAGCGCACATCTCACTCCCCGCACGTCCCGCGCAGGGCGGTACTCGGCCGGACAGCCGGCGCCCTGGCAGCCGCGATGCTGCCGACCGGTGCCCTGTCCGCGATCGCCGCACAGCCGGCGGCGGGCGCCACCGGTACGGGGGCACAGGCCGCCTCCGCCGTCGGCGACTCACTCCCCGCGTACAACGAGGTCTGGACGTCGAAGAGCACCGACATCACGGGCTCGATGCCCATCGGGAACGGCGTACAGGCCGCCAACGTCTGGGTCGAGGGCAACCAGCTGCGGCTGCTGCTCACCGCCGGCGACGCCTGGGAGGAGAACGTCCGGCTGGCCAAGGTCGGACGGCTCGACATCACCTTCTCCCCGAACCCGTTCGAGTCCGGCGGCTTCCGCCAGGAGCTCAAGCTCCACGAGGGCGAGATCGTGATCACCGCGGGCAGCAGCCCGGCGATCACCACCCGGATCTGGGCCGGTGCGAACGAGCAGACGATCCACGTGGAGAGCGACGCGCCCAGCGCGTTCACGGTGGACGTGGCCCTCACCAACCTCCGGCCGAAGAACAACCCGACCCCGGCGACCAGCTCCTTCACCTTCATGGACCTCGTCAACACCGAGGACGGCTACGTCGGCATCCAGCCGAAGATCTGGGCCGACGGAGTCCAGGACGTGCCCGGGGCCGTCAGGTGGGCGCACCACAACGGGGCGTCGGCGTACGACGAGATCATGCGTTTGCAGAAGCTCGATCCGGCCGTCCAGGACGACCCGCTCACCGGCCGCACGTTCGGCGGGCAGGTCCGCGGGGACGGCTTCGACCGCGTCTCCGCGACCCGGCTGCTCTCCACGGGCGGCACCTCGCACCGGCTCGACATCACCCTGCACTCGAGCATCGACGCGTCCGCGGGGTGGCGGCAGACGTGGGGCAAGCAGATCGGCGATCTGGCCGCCGCGAGCGCGGCAAAGCCCGTCGAGCAGCTCCGCACCGACCACCGCGGCTGGTGGGACCAGTACTGGAACCGCTCGTACATCTTCGTCACCGGCGACGCGGACGCCACCAAGGTCACCAAGGGCTGGCTGCACACGCGGTACGTCCAGGCCGTCGCGGGACGGACCCCCGCGATGCCGATCCGGTTCAACGGCTCGCTCTTCACCCCCGGGCACCCGGACGACCCCGACTTCCGGATGTGGAACAGCTACCACGGGTTCAACCAGAGGTTCGCCTACTGGAACATGCTCGGGTCCGGTGACTTCGACCTGATGCAGCCGTACTTCGACCAGTACGCCAACTCGTTGCCGCTGGCCAGGGCGAGGGTCAAGGCGTTCTGGGGCCAACCGACCGTCGCGGAACCCTCCGCCGTCGAACTGCCCGCCACGCAGGGGGCGATGTGGCCCGAGGTGATGGGCCTGTGGGGCCAGGCCGTCGGGGGCGAGTACGGCTGGAACCGCAAGGGCCATGGTGACAGCTGGTTCTCCGGCAGCTACACCCGCTGGCTCTACGCGGGCAACGTCGAGATCGTCACGATGATGCTCGACTACTACTCCCACACCGACGACACGGCGTTCGCCCGTGACAAGCTGCTGCCCATCGCCCGGGAGGTCGTGAAGTTCTACGACACCCACTGGCACCACAAGGACGGCAAGATCGAGATGTACCCGATGTACTCGGGTGAGGGCGACCGGAACCTGCACAACCCGGCCGCCGACACCGCGGGCCTGCACCGGATACTCGGCGAGCTGCAGACGCTGCCGACCTCGCTCGTCACGTCCGCAGACCTCGCCTACTGGGCCGAGGTGGAGGGCCGCCTCCCCGCCCTGGCGGTGGGCACGAACGCCCAGGACAACGACACGGCGTGGGGGACGGGCGACCGGCTCAAGACCGCCCACGACGTCTTCCTCGGCACCGACACCAACAACCAGAACCTCTACCCGGTCTTCCCCATGCGGCTGTTCGGCGCCGGACTGCCCCACCTCGACCTGGCGGTCGCCTCGTACCGGGAGCGGCGCGGGAAGTACCCCGCCAACGGCACCCAGGACTGGCGGCACGACGCCATCCACGCCGCGTACCTCGGGCTGACGGCGGAGGCGAAGTTCCAGACCGTCGGCGCGTTCCGTGCCGGAAGCTGGCGCTACTCCGGCTTCGGCCCCGGATCCGCCGACGGCGAACCCGGCCAGGAGGCGCACGCCATCGCGAAGACGGCCCTCCAGTCGATGCTGTTGCACCCCGGGGCCGACGACGACGCGATCCTCTACAACGCCTGGCCGAGCGAGTGGGACGTGCGGTTCAAGCTCCACACCACGGGCGGCCGCACGGTGGAGGGCCAGCTCCTCGCCGGCAAGTCCGAGCACACGGTGACCCCCGCGGGGGCCGGCGACCTGGTCGTCGACGAGCGGGACTCCGGCGCCGCCGCCCGCTGA
- a CDS encoding carbohydrate ABC transporter permease, whose amino-acid sequence MKTRIPWLRPLFATGVAGVFCLPLYVALVNVFKPSADVVASPLALPAPPTLENLQQVLTRPDGLYWYGLVNSLMLTAASILITTVLAAMAAYRLVRSGRWWSRAVIAVMLTGLMIPPAVIILPVTRILDAVGLMHTMPGAVLVNVGYYLPFAMLVFMGFVRSIPRELEEAAAVDGAGLFRTFWQVVFPLLRPASASVLIFLGVWVWNDFLTPLLVLGPGAGNTVTVGIFRSIGPYQQDFGAVFAFMLLATLPVLVLYLAFQKHFVRGLTGGATKG is encoded by the coding sequence GTGAAGACCCGAATCCCCTGGCTGCGGCCGCTGTTCGCCACCGGGGTGGCGGGCGTGTTCTGCCTGCCGCTCTACGTGGCACTCGTCAACGTCTTCAAGCCCAGCGCCGATGTCGTGGCGTCCCCGCTGGCGCTCCCGGCCCCGCCCACGCTGGAGAACCTCCAGCAGGTGCTGACCCGTCCGGACGGGCTCTACTGGTACGGCCTCGTCAACTCCCTCATGCTCACCGCGGCTTCGATCCTCATCACCACCGTGCTGGCCGCGATGGCCGCCTACCGCCTGGTGCGCTCGGGCCGCTGGTGGAGCCGCGCGGTCATCGCCGTCATGCTGACCGGCCTGATGATCCCGCCCGCGGTGATCATCCTGCCGGTGACCCGGATCCTCGACGCGGTCGGCCTGATGCACACGATGCCGGGGGCCGTACTGGTCAACGTCGGGTACTACCTGCCGTTCGCCATGCTCGTCTTCATGGGCTTCGTCCGCTCGATCCCGCGCGAGCTGGAGGAAGCGGCGGCGGTCGACGGGGCAGGCCTGTTCCGGACCTTCTGGCAGGTGGTCTTCCCGCTCCTGCGGCCCGCCTCCGCCAGTGTGCTGATCTTCCTCGGCGTATGGGTCTGGAACGACTTCCTCACCCCGCTGCTCGTCCTGGGCCCGGGAGCGGGCAACACCGTCACCGTCGGCATCTTCCGGTCCATCGGGCCCTACCAGCAGGACTTCGGCGCCGTGTTCGCGTTCATGCTCCTGGCGACCCTGCCCGTGCTGGTGCTCTACCTCGCGTTCCAGAAGCACTTCGTCCGCGGCCTCACCGGCGGCGCCACCAAGGGCTGA
- a CDS encoding carbohydrate ABC transporter permease, protein MTDERATRPKTSFVGLDNYRLLIQDEGFRHSLWNTVIITVIVVLLTNVLGLAIALLLRKQGRLYSLLRSVYFTPVILSAVVVSVIGRSILADKGLLNSTLVSMGVDNPPGWLTDPSYALYSVSGIMVWQMLGFAVVVYLAGLAGIPVELEEAASLDGAGPWQQFRAITWPMLAPALTINTVMLMISSFKIYDQIAVLTNGGPGTDGTATVAFDVVRTAFSEQRPGVASAMAGIMLVVVAIASVTTLRLLQRREANL, encoded by the coding sequence ATGACCGATGAGCGGGCGACCCGTCCGAAGACCTCGTTCGTCGGGCTGGACAACTACCGCCTCCTCATCCAGGACGAGGGGTTCCGGCACTCCCTGTGGAACACCGTCATCATCACGGTGATCGTCGTGCTGCTGACGAACGTGCTCGGCCTCGCGATCGCCCTGCTGCTGCGCAAGCAGGGGCGGCTCTACAGCCTGCTCCGCAGCGTCTACTTCACGCCGGTCATCCTCTCCGCCGTGGTGGTGTCGGTGATCGGACGCTCCATCCTGGCGGACAAGGGCCTGCTGAACAGCACCCTCGTCTCCATGGGCGTCGACAACCCGCCCGGCTGGCTCACCGATCCGTCGTACGCGCTCTACTCGGTGTCCGGGATCATGGTCTGGCAGATGCTCGGCTTCGCCGTCGTCGTCTACCTCGCCGGACTCGCCGGAATCCCGGTGGAGCTGGAGGAGGCGGCGAGCCTGGACGGCGCCGGCCCCTGGCAGCAGTTCCGCGCGATCACCTGGCCCATGCTGGCGCCCGCGCTGACGATCAACACCGTGATGCTGATGATCAGTTCGTTCAAGATCTACGACCAGATCGCGGTGCTCACCAACGGCGGCCCCGGCACGGACGGCACCGCCACGGTCGCCTTCGACGTCGTCCGCACCGCCTTCTCCGAGCAGCGGCCCGGAGTGGCGTCGGCGATGGCCGGGATCATGCTCGTCGTCGTCGCGATCGCGAGCGTCACCACGCTGAGGCTCCTGCAACGACGAGAGGCGAACCTGTGA
- a CDS encoding ABC transporter substrate-binding protein: MGKLTNRVAMTTALGLVALTGCSVGGGSTSGGSGGGDVKLSLLTFETPNLTAKYWDDIIARTNAEVPGVKIEKLVAPSSEQRNEYARQLDSTGALPDIMVAVDPAGLAESGKLAKFSRAELADWNDPTANSFDGDIYQLPTNSQTWQIYYQKAAFKKAGIAKPPATWNDLLAAVGKLKKAGVKPFVIGGGAPDGLGPRWTFSQLVATEVYAKDPKWLDKLAAGKTDFSDPLFVSAATKMKALAGKQNVDDLSATYAEAQDAFLAGKGAMYPMGSWFPAAPNKAQQKQIGVFAMPTQDGSLVMPTYTGGGLSVSAKSENVAKAKKWAIEFSKQNADGGARYDGLFVALKGYKPPTDLPPLYNETLGLYEKGRSSGKVTADFGSEGGSLALPSGFMTEVDASLTDLLNGRSDVPTFVKKLNTKFKELSK, encoded by the coding sequence ATGGGCAAGCTGACTAACCGGGTCGCGATGACCACGGCACTGGGTCTCGTCGCACTGACGGGCTGCTCCGTCGGGGGCGGAAGCACCAGCGGAGGCAGCGGGGGAGGTGATGTGAAGCTGAGCCTGCTCACCTTCGAGACCCCCAACCTCACCGCGAAGTACTGGGACGACATCATCGCCAGGACCAACGCCGAGGTGCCGGGGGTGAAGATCGAGAAGCTCGTCGCGCCCAGCTCCGAGCAGCGCAACGAGTACGCGCGTCAGCTCGACTCCACCGGCGCGCTGCCCGACATCATGGTGGCGGTGGACCCGGCCGGACTGGCCGAGTCCGGCAAGCTCGCGAAGTTCAGCCGCGCCGAGCTGGCGGACTGGAACGATCCGACCGCGAACAGCTTCGACGGCGACATCTACCAGCTGCCGACCAACTCGCAGACCTGGCAGATCTATTACCAGAAGGCGGCCTTCAAGAAGGCCGGCATCGCCAAGCCCCCGGCGACCTGGAACGACCTGCTCGCAGCCGTCGGAAAGCTGAAGAAGGCGGGGGTCAAACCGTTCGTCATCGGCGGCGGAGCGCCGGACGGTCTCGGCCCGCGATGGACCTTCTCCCAGCTGGTGGCCACCGAGGTCTACGCCAAGGACCCCAAGTGGCTCGACAAGCTGGCCGCCGGGAAGACGGACTTCAGCGACCCGCTGTTCGTCTCCGCGGCGACGAAGATGAAGGCACTGGCGGGCAAGCAGAACGTCGACGACCTGTCCGCCACCTACGCCGAGGCGCAGGACGCCTTCCTCGCGGGCAAGGGCGCCATGTACCCGATGGGCTCGTGGTTCCCGGCCGCCCCCAACAAGGCGCAGCAGAAGCAGATCGGCGTCTTCGCGATGCCCACGCAGGACGGCTCGCTCGTCATGCCCACGTACACCGGCGGTGGACTGTCGGTGAGCGCCAAGAGCGAGAACGTCGCGAAGGCCAAGAAGTGGGCCATCGAGTTCTCCAAGCAGAACGCCGACGGCGGTGCCCGGTACGACGGACTGTTCGTGGCCCTCAAGGGCTACAAGCCGCCCACCGACCTGCCGCCGCTGTACAACGAGACCCTCGGTCTCTACGAGAAGGGCCGGTCCAGCGGGAAGGTGACGGCCGACTTCGGCAGTGAGGGCGGCTCACTGGCCCTGCCGTCGGGATTCATGACCGAGGTCGACGCCTCACTGACCGATCTGCTCAACGGCCGCTCCGACGTGCCCACGTTCGTCAAGAAGCTGAACACGAAGTTCAAGGAACTGTCGAAGTGA
- a CDS encoding ROK family transcriptional regulator — protein MRQDTRRKQSAQTSAGRSGDAGLLRKLNLAAAMRAFLDAESLTVSGLRTSIGVSRPTADDVLATLLDQGFVRAAVEQPNGERSAGRPARHYEVDAEAFNVVGVDIGAHKVAVVICDLRGNTVSVRRRSVDPNLGPAGRIGAAARLMETSVRQSGTSWDRIRSVGCGITGTVTHGSEVKDVRNLPAGRGLDVYSLPGFDTIDVVAEVSARFKREVLIANDIHLAAVAEQWQGAATETRDLVYMHAGRRIGSALVIDGRIHNGRHGLAASVGAMKILGWPEAMANLDRQCRRLAGSTAAKATGEEVLALFEAAAAGNDTAVRTVDRVAEALALGASALVHAVDPDLVVLGGGLSRSGDVLAGPFQRHFAETALDAPEIRLSLLGDESVALGAARMALEDLEARMLAVPA, from the coding sequence GTGCGTCAAGACACCCGCAGGAAACAATCCGCCCAGACCTCGGCCGGCCGATCGGGCGATGCCGGCCTGCTGCGCAAGCTCAACCTCGCAGCCGCCATGCGAGCTTTCCTCGACGCCGAATCGCTGACGGTCAGCGGGCTGCGTACGAGCATCGGCGTCTCACGGCCCACCGCCGACGACGTGCTGGCGACACTGCTGGACCAGGGATTCGTCCGTGCGGCGGTCGAACAGCCGAACGGCGAGAGGTCCGCGGGACGGCCCGCCCGGCACTACGAGGTGGACGCCGAGGCGTTCAACGTCGTCGGGGTCGACATCGGCGCCCACAAGGTGGCGGTGGTCATCTGCGACCTGCGCGGGAACACCGTGTCGGTGCGCCGGCGCAGCGTCGATCCGAACCTCGGACCCGCCGGACGCATCGGCGCCGCGGCTCGCCTGATGGAGACCAGCGTCCGGCAGAGCGGGACGAGCTGGGACCGCATCCGCTCCGTGGGCTGCGGTATCACCGGCACGGTGACCCACGGCTCCGAGGTCAAGGACGTCCGCAACCTGCCCGCGGGCCGGGGCCTCGACGTCTACTCGCTCCCGGGCTTCGACACCATCGACGTGGTCGCGGAGGTCTCGGCGCGCTTCAAGCGCGAGGTGCTGATCGCCAACGACATCCACCTCGCGGCCGTGGCCGAGCAGTGGCAGGGCGCGGCCACCGAGACGCGCGACCTCGTATACATGCATGCCGGCCGCCGCATCGGCTCGGCACTCGTCATCGACGGGCGCATCCACAACGGACGCCACGGCCTCGCCGCCTCCGTCGGTGCCATGAAGATCCTGGGGTGGCCGGAGGCGATGGCCAACCTCGACCGGCAGTGCCGCCGCCTCGCCGGCTCGACCGCCGCCAAGGCCACCGGCGAAGAGGTCCTGGCGCTCTTCGAGGCCGCCGCCGCGGGCAACGACACCGCTGTGCGCACCGTCGACCGCGTCGCAGAGGCCCTCGCCCTGGGTGCCTCGGCCCTCGTGCACGCCGTCGACCCCGACCTCGTCGTGCTCGGCGGCGGCCTGTCCCGGTCGGGGGACGTGCTCGCCGGCCCGTTCCAGCGGCACTTCGCCGAGACCGCCCTCGACGCGCCGGAGATCCGCCTGTCCCTCCTCGGTGACGAGTCCGTCGCGCTCGGCGCGGCCCGGATGGCCCTCGAAGACCTTGAGGCGCGCATGCTCGCCGTGCCGGCCTGA